A stretch of the Sphingobacterium thalpophilum genome encodes the following:
- a CDS encoding DUF4249 domain-containing protein, giving the protein MKKHLIFPCLLLLFTACEEKIDIDLNTASARLVIDAQITDASAIQRIRISRSVGFDQPVNSSGIKGATVVVTDDQNHSYTFQYEKDGNYVHRNFMPVNGRQYRLKVSLQQQIYMSNSKMSSYVNVDSTGTFERKLAGESYFFVTMTFKDPGKVPNYYMYTLSINGKPFRFASVQDDQFNDGLKVTHYISDLETDLSPGDDIVVRRYCVDENTYRYWNEYQRNNLSNAAPGNPQSNISNNALGYFSVAPMREYTLKIR; this is encoded by the coding sequence ATGAAAAAACACTTAATTTTCCCCTGTCTTCTGCTGTTGTTTACTGCATGTGAAGAGAAAATAGACATCGACCTGAATACAGCAAGCGCACGCTTGGTGATAGACGCCCAAATTACCGATGCGAGTGCTATACAGCGCATCCGCATATCACGCTCAGTCGGATTTGATCAGCCAGTCAACAGTTCAGGAATAAAAGGTGCCACCGTGGTTGTCACCGACGATCAGAACCACAGCTATACATTCCAATACGAAAAAGACGGCAACTACGTTCATCGCAACTTTATGCCTGTCAATGGGCGCCAATATAGGCTAAAAGTCTCTCTGCAGCAACAGATCTATATGTCAAACAGCAAAATGTCCAGCTATGTTAACGTGGATTCCACCGGAACCTTTGAGAGAAAACTCGCCGGCGAGAGTTACTTCTTTGTCACCATGACATTCAAGGACCCTGGCAAAGTCCCGAACTATTATATGTATACCCTCTCCATCAACGGGAAGCCGTTCCGTTTTGCCAGTGTACAAGATGATCAGTTTAACGATGGGCTGAAAGTCACACATTACATCTCGGATCTAGAAACCGACCTCTCCCCCGGTGATGATATCGTTGTACGCCGCTATTGTGTAGATGAAAATACCTACCGGTACTGGAATGAATACCAGCGGAACAACCTGAGCAACGCTGCCCCCGGAAATCCGCAGTCCAATATCAGCAATAATGCTTTGGGTTATTTCTCAGTTGCTCCTATGCGGGAATATACACTGAAAATCAGATAA
- a CDS encoding endonuclease/exonuclease/phosphatase family protein, translated as MLILFAIISGLLIVLSLMPFIQSQHWVFRVAEFIKLQLLVFQVPALAWGLYLLDEAPWVWGLEVMQAALILYHVYILVRYTKFWRREKYEKGKDASDSIKIISCNVLQFNKEHERFVALVKKEQPQIFLTMESDAVWEKALRVLEVDYPNTVKVTLDNTYGMHFYTNLKINKSQVHYFVADDIPSIEAELETADGHRFIFFAVHPPPPSPTEEENSKERDGDLLSVAKRVRDYKMPVVVTGDFNNVAWAKSSVLFKKTSKLIDARIGRGILSTFHANYWFFRVPLDLLFHSPNVFIDKLFIYPSVGSDHFPMGCTFFIDRYSDEQAEDIEHLEPGDMAEVNEMIAEGREEESDNRD; from the coding sequence ATGCTTATACTCTTTGCCATTATCTCGGGGCTCCTGATTGTGCTGAGCTTGATGCCTTTCATTCAGAGCCAGCACTGGGTCTTTCGGGTGGCCGAATTTATCAAACTGCAGCTCTTGGTCTTCCAGGTGCCCGCTCTAGCCTGGGGGCTTTATCTGCTTGACGAAGCGCCCTGGGTCTGGGGATTAGAGGTCATGCAGGCAGCATTGATACTCTATCATGTTTACATCTTGGTGCGTTATACGAAGTTTTGGCGCCGCGAGAAATATGAAAAAGGTAAGGATGCATCGGATAGCATTAAGATTATTTCCTGTAATGTACTGCAATTTAATAAAGAACACGAACGGTTTGTTGCGCTGGTCAAAAAAGAGCAACCGCAGATCTTTCTGACGATGGAAAGCGATGCGGTGTGGGAAAAGGCGCTCCGTGTACTCGAAGTAGATTATCCAAATACTGTGAAGGTGACTCTCGACAATACCTACGGTATGCACTTTTACACAAACCTGAAAATTAATAAAAGTCAGGTGCATTACTTTGTCGCCGACGATATTCCCAGTATTGAAGCCGAACTCGAAACAGCCGATGGTCACCGCTTTATCTTTTTTGCGGTACATCCGCCACCACCTAGTCCGACGGAGGAGGAAAATTCCAAAGAGCGGGATGGCGACCTGCTCAGTGTGGCCAAACGGGTACGGGACTATAAAATGCCTGTGGTAGTCACCGGGGACTTTAATAATGTGGCCTGGGCAAAATCCTCTGTATTGTTCAAAAAAACAAGTAAGCTGATCGATGCACGCATTGGAAGGGGGATCCTATCCACATTCCATGCCAATTATTGGTTTTTCCGGGTGCCGCTCGATCTGCTGTTTCATAGCCCTAATGTGTTTATTGATAAGCTATTTATCTACCCTTCTGTGGGGTCCGATCATTTTCCGATGGGGTGTACCTTTTTTATTGATCGCTATTCGGACGAGCAGGCAGAAGATATAGAACATCTGGAGCCCGGAGACATGGCCGAAGTCAATGAAATGATCGCGGAGGGCCGTGAAGAAGAAAGCGATAACCGTGATTAG
- a CDS encoding mechanosensitive ion channel family protein encodes MADIFIRLSETWPAWLWNIALILFSFLVGILIKMIFIPLLRRQAIEQSSYSLFRSFIRRFNRVLSIFIPLVIFNSLLPFSHFNTTTLRVVSRLNEILLVAFFAVALIQAIKVFEDYLYHRFDVNKENNLRERKVRTQIVFIRKVVVTIIILVSLAIILLSFESMQKIGAGLLTGVGVGGIIIGFAAQKSLGNLLAGFQIAFTQPIRMDDVLVVEGEWGRVEEINLTYVVVNIWDKRRLVLPITYFIEKPFQNWTRTTAEILGTVFIYTDFTIPVQQLREKLTALLTGHPLWDGQVNVLQVTDFKEQTMEIRCLMSCRNSGQAFDLRCYIREKMIEYIRTNFPDALSKTRIEYLPAAEKT; translated from the coding sequence ATGGCTGATATATTCATTCGACTTTCAGAGACCTGGCCGGCATGGCTCTGGAATATTGCGTTAATCTTATTTTCATTTCTGGTCGGCATCTTGATTAAAATGATTTTTATTCCCCTGCTGCGCCGGCAGGCCATCGAGCAGTCTTCCTATTCGCTGTTCCGCTCCTTTATCAGGCGCTTCAACCGTGTGCTAAGCATTTTTATTCCACTGGTTATTTTCAATAGCCTGCTTCCTTTTTCCCATTTCAATACAACGACCCTACGTGTGGTTTCCAGACTGAATGAGATTCTGCTGGTCGCATTTTTTGCTGTCGCCTTGATCCAGGCCATTAAAGTTTTTGAAGACTATCTCTACCATCGTTTCGATGTCAACAAGGAGAATAATCTGCGTGAACGTAAAGTCAGAACCCAGATCGTCTTTATCCGCAAGGTAGTGGTCACCATTATCATCCTGGTATCTCTGGCGATCATCTTACTGAGTTTTGAAAGTATGCAGAAAATAGGAGCAGGGTTGCTCACGGGGGTGGGGGTAGGTGGAATTATCATCGGTTTTGCCGCCCAAAAGTCACTTGGCAACTTGCTGGCGGGTTTTCAGATTGCTTTTACGCAGCCGATACGTATGGATGACGTACTGGTAGTAGAGGGCGAATGGGGACGTGTTGAAGAGATCAACCTCACCTATGTGGTGGTGAATATCTGGGACAAACGGCGGCTGGTATTGCCGATTACTTATTTTATTGAGAAACCCTTCCAGAACTGGACCCGTACAACTGCTGAAATCCTGGGGACGGTATTTATCTATACTGACTTTACAATACCTGTACAGCAGCTGCGCGAGAAGCTGACGGCCCTGCTGACTGGCCATCCTCTCTGGGATGGCCAGGTCAATGTGCTCCAGGTCACTGATTTCAAGGAGCAAACTATGGAGATCCGTTGTCTGATGAGCTGCCGCAATTCGGGGCAGGCTTTTGATCTCCGCTGTTACATACGGGAAAAGATGATCGAATATATCCGGACCAACTTTCCCGACGCACTGTCCAAGACACGGATTGAATACCTTCCCGCGGCTGAAAAAACGTGA
- the porL gene encoding type IX secretion system motor protein PorL/GldL, whose protein sequence is MSKKKDNSRWLNVAISWGASIVIIGVLFKILHIGGSTANYMIGIGLGVEAFLFFLMGFNPPPPEPDWSRVYPELDDNFNGELPARGKAVVAQPAGPSATAALDKMFADANIEPASIENLGRGLRDFSEKVSAINRLSDVSLATEEFTQKLRTATSKFDHLSTAFEKASENLVAMSNTSGDTASYHDQVRSLTTNLSQLNAMYERELRDSASHLQSMNKFYENLSYTMQNFNESLDDSKAFKEEVGKLAKNLNALNAIYGNMLSAMNQPRI, encoded by the coding sequence ATGAGCAAGAAAAAAGACAATTCAAGATGGCTGAACGTGGCCATATCCTGGGGTGCGAGTATCGTCATTATCGGCGTACTCTTCAAGATCCTGCATATCGGCGGCAGTACAGCCAACTATATGATTGGAATCGGACTTGGCGTAGAGGCTTTTCTATTCTTTCTGATGGGATTCAATCCCCCGCCGCCTGAGCCTGACTGGTCACGCGTCTATCCTGAACTGGACGATAACTTTAACGGCGAACTCCCTGCCCGGGGCAAAGCTGTCGTTGCACAGCCTGCAGGTCCCTCCGCTACTGCTGCTTTGGACAAAATGTTTGCCGATGCTAACATCGAGCCTGCCAGTATCGAAAATCTGGGCCGCGGATTACGTGATTTTAGCGAAAAAGTATCTGCCATCAACAGGCTCTCCGATGTCTCCTTAGCCACGGAAGAGTTTACCCAGAAATTGCGGACAGCAACCTCTAAGTTTGACCACCTGAGCACGGCCTTTGAAAAAGCTTCTGAAAACCTGGTGGCGATGTCCAACACTTCGGGGGATACCGCTAGCTACCATGATCAGGTCAGGAGCCTCACGACCAACCTGAGTCAGCTCAATGCCATGTACGAGCGCGAGCTGCGCGACTCGGCATCTCACCTACAGTCCATGAACAAGTTTTACGAGAACCTCAGTTATACCATGCAGAACTTCAACGAATCGCTGGACGACTCCAAAGCATTCAAAGAAGAAGTTGGCAAGCTGGCCAAAAATCTCAACGCACTCAACGCCATCTATGGCAATATGCTCAGTGCCATGAACCAGCCACGCATCTAA
- the porM gene encoding type IX secretion system motor protein PorM/GldM — MALGRETPRQRMIGILYLVLLALLALNVPDSILDAFKNINNSLETSKSNVNTAVQQLFTAFENSKLKEEPARAKPIYEKAKKAQAIIGELNQYIASLKEEFVKQGGGYDEERGDLVKRENEDIAPNLMINEKKATVLKDKINQTRAKLLALLTPEEQKTVSFSLEAKDPEKSVNGKKSWEEINFGSGTPLTAAMTILTKIQTDAQNAESDIVKIILGKMDQAVVNLDKFAAVAVAPSSYLIQGQPYKAEVFLTASDSKSEPAISVNGSALQVVDGKGVYSVATNREGIFTWTGVIRVKQTDGTFKEYRTPQQTYQVARPSAVVSPDKMNVLYIGVNNPISVSAPGTPTDKIRVSMSGGSISSAGGGKYNVRVSSPGTARITVSAEVAPGKTQTLSSTEFRVKRIPDPIAKFAGKTGGSMATVALKAQNALFAKLDNFDFDASFKVTKFTMIIAKPRADAIVLSTSGGQLSSSMSSALNNIVPGTRVIFDNIVAVGPDGSPRQLNAVALTAN, encoded by the coding sequence ATGGCATTAGGAAGAGAAACGCCAAGGCAGCGGATGATCGGCATCCTCTATCTGGTCTTGCTTGCCTTACTGGCACTCAATGTACCGGATTCGATCTTGGACGCATTCAAAAATATCAACAACAGTCTGGAGACATCCAAATCAAATGTCAACACGGCGGTACAGCAGCTGTTTACCGCATTTGAAAATAGCAAATTAAAGGAGGAACCAGCCCGGGCAAAGCCCATCTATGAAAAAGCCAAAAAGGCACAGGCCATCATCGGCGAGCTCAATCAATACATCGCCTCCCTCAAGGAGGAGTTTGTGAAGCAGGGCGGCGGCTATGATGAAGAGCGAGGCGACCTGGTCAAACGTGAAAACGAAGACATCGCCCCCAATCTGATGATCAATGAAAAGAAGGCAACTGTACTGAAAGACAAGATCAATCAGACCCGAGCCAAACTATTGGCCCTACTGACACCTGAAGAACAAAAAACGGTATCCTTCTCATTGGAAGCCAAAGATCCCGAGAAATCCGTCAATGGTAAAAAATCTTGGGAGGAGATCAATTTTGGCAGCGGTACACCATTGACGGCCGCCATGACCATTCTGACCAAAATTCAGACCGATGCACAAAATGCAGAGTCTGATATTGTCAAAATCATTCTCGGTAAGATGGATCAGGCCGTGGTGAATCTGGACAAGTTTGCGGCGGTAGCGGTAGCACCCAGCTCTTACCTGATCCAGGGACAACCCTATAAAGCGGAAGTATTCCTGACAGCGTCCGATTCAAAATCTGAACCTGCGATCTCGGTAAACGGTTCGGCCCTACAGGTTGTCGATGGAAAAGGTGTATACAGTGTTGCGACCAACAGGGAAGGGATCTTCACCTGGACCGGCGTGATCCGCGTAAAGCAGACAGATGGCACGTTTAAGGAATACCGCACACCGCAGCAGACCTATCAGGTGGCCCGTCCTTCAGCTGTGGTCTCTCCAGACAAGATGAACGTCCTGTATATCGGTGTGAATAATCCCATTTCGGTATCTGCACCGGGTACACCGACGGACAAAATCCGCGTCAGCATGAGCGGTGGCAGCATTTCCAGTGCCGGTGGTGGTAAATACAATGTTAGGGTAAGTTCTCCGGGCACAGCCCGCATCACGGTATCTGCCGAAGTCGCTCCGGGCAAAACACAGACGCTGAGCTCGACGGAGTTCCGTGTCAAACGGATCCCTGATCCAATAGCTAAGTTTGCCGGTAAAACGGGTGGATCAATGGCTACTGTAGCCCTCAAAGCACAAAATGCCCTTTTTGCCAAACTCGACAACTTCGACTTTGACGCGTCATTTAAAGTGACCAAATTTACGATGATCATCGCCAAGCCACGTGCCGACGCCATCGTCCTCTCCACCTCGGGCGGACAGCTCAGCTCAAGCATGTCTTCGGCACTGAACAACATCGTACCGGGTACCCGTGTCATTTTTGACAACATCGTGGCTGTAGGGCCCGATGGAAGCCCCAGACAGCTCAATGCAGTTGCGCTGACGGCCAACTAG